Genomic segment of Denticeps clupeoides chromosome 13, fDenClu1.1, whole genome shotgun sequence:
TTTGTTGTAGGTTAGACACAACCATGTACGTCAGTGTATAGATGATGGAAATAAACAGTATCTGGTGCTTTTTTAATCACGTCCTcgttcttctctctctcacacacacacacacacaccgagaacCTCGTACAGAATTCACAACCATGAACCATCTCCTCTGGAGACACGAGGGCTTTTATTTTATAGCGTTGGAGGCTTGTACTTCAGCGGAAGAAGGACAGTTTGTCTTTGAGCCACGCCTCTGACAGGTCTTCTGGGTTTCGGGTCTCGAACACCTGCAGGAGAATGAGAAGATGACCTGGTGATCAGACTGAAGATGGACAGGTCATGGCTTCTCCAAACatctctttaatttttttttaaattctgagTGGAACCTGCACGAGGTCCAAGCGCGTTGTTACTTGAGAAAGGTGGAGATTTCCGGGTAAAATGGTCCTCGTGAGATGGCCTGGTTACCTTGGTGAGCTCCGCCGCCTGGACCAGGTGGTTCTTGCTGCCAGCATACATCATCTGCTGCTCAGGTCTGCAGCCTGTGGGGAGCACGCCGTCGTGAGGGCTCTACTCGGCTGGCTGGGGCTCTCTGGTGAAGGTGCAGGAACAGGACTTACCCACAGGGCTGGAGAAGATGAAGCAGAGTGGATACGAGACCCGTCCGTCAGCGTGCTGGTACCTGTAGCTGTACACCATGAACGTGGAGCTGCGAGTTAAGGAGGGTGGTGATGATGAACGTGAAGGTGGACCGCTTTAGAAGTCTGAAGGATATCTGGGCTGCCGCTCCGGGAGCTCGTTTCTCAGCTCGTCCAGCGAGACGTCCTGAAACGGAACAGAGGCTGCTGAACTCCGACCTCAACAGTGGCGAGAGATGAAGAACCATCTTACTTCGTACTCCTGCTCCAGGAccaccagctgctgctgcatgtcGATTTTCACTGGCGAGGAGACATGAATCAGCCGTGAGTTTTCATGGTGGATGATGAGATGATGAAATGCAGGAATAAAGAGGAACTCACTCAGTATGGCTGCATTGTTGGTCTCTTTCCGAAAGCGGAATTTCTTCAGTTTCTCTTTCAGGCTCTCGTCCACCTCGCACACGACCAGCGAGTCGGCCTGAAAGTTCAGAAACGAGCACATCGGTCACCTGATCAACGGAAAAGCAGAGTTCCGAGCGAGAGACGAAGCTCATGCTGAAGGGCGGGAAGTTCTTCACTTCCCGTCCCTGCACCGCTGCAGAACACGACAACACCAACCAACACCAAAAAGCGTTCTGCATTTTGCGAGACGAGCTGAGCAGGACTGCGGTGACGAGAACGTTGGACACGGCGGATTCAGCCCCTCACCATGATCTCGGATGCAGGAAGCCTCCTCTGCTCGCATCAGCTTCCTGTTTCAACTGAACATCAGGGCGGTGCAACGTTCCATCACAGGAAGTGAAAGTTCACAGTTGGTTGAAGACCACAGTGCAGCCTGATGTTCCGTTAcatatagcatttaccagacgcccttatccagagtgacttacagtcagtagttacagggacagtcccccccctggagacactcagagttaagtgtcttgctcagggacacaatggtagtaagtgggatttgaacctgggtctcctggttcacatgcgagagtgttacccactaggctactagcaccccattACAGTGTGTTTATGATACTCAGCAGGATCGTTTTTCTACCAACGTTTTCACTTCCTATGATGGGAAGCTGATGTCAGGGCAGCTGCATCTGGAACCCTGGTGAATCCGCCATGTAGAACGTTCTCTGCATCCTGGCAGACCCGCTTCACGTGCAACAACCAAACCAGCATGGAAATCATGGAACTCATGCTGGTTGCTCATGTTTTTCCCAAACACAAGCCGTTTACGGCCTTCCTCTGTTTCCATGGATGCGGTAGACTGAAGTTGGTTTGGTTCTGGACCAGCTACTTCCTGCTCTTTCTATTGGTCTTCCTGTTCTGGATCAATTTCCTCAGATGTTACGCTCTTCAGGAGACGCTGTGGGGCATAAAGTGCAGGAAGCATCTCCAGgcaacatcaccacacacacacgcacgtgcacacacacactcactcacgccTCACTCAACACATCACACAcctcacactacacacacacacacacctcacagtacacaccacactacacacacacactcactcactcacg
This window contains:
- the gmfg gene encoding glia maturation factor gamma isoform X2; the encoded protein is MADSLVVCEVDESLKEKLKKFRFRKETNNAAILMKIDMQQQLVVLEQEYEDVSLDELRNELPERQPRFMVYSYRYQHADGRVSYPLCFIFSSPVGCRPEQQMMYAGSKNHLVQAAELTKVFETRNPEDLSEAWLKDKLSFFR
- the gmfg gene encoding glia maturation factor gamma isoform X1, whose translation is MRAEEASCIRDHGEGLNPPCPTFSSPQSCSARLAKCRTLFGVGRLAGRVRGGREPERETEEIPLSERDQQCSHTDENRHAAAAGGPGAGVRRRLAGRAEKRAPGAAAQISFRLLKRSTFTFIITTLLNSQLHVHGVQLQVPAR